From a region of the Rhodococcus sp. 4CII genome:
- a CDS encoding class I SAM-dependent methyltransferase, with amino-acid sequence MRRNKDTDMDRSPAVSTADLAVTDEDPRIDNRIWPGLADVPTGPRAAVSAKVADRLFRRAAADLDVRIEYPDGTLVGAHRDQEILPRMIIRNPDAFARRVGTGGLIGFGESYMAGDWTSPDLAAVLSVFASRMATLIPRPLQRLRALYVAKHPAQERNTEKNTRSNISRHYDLSNEMFETFLDETLTYSSAVFSSTPTRVGQVRDVTVLRAPVPQVTPTWSDFAEAQHRKIDRLLDEAGVRAGTRLLEVGTGWGELCIRAAERGAVVRSVTLSSEQQSLARRRVAEAGHSDSVQIDLLDYRNVDGEYDAIVSVEMIEAVGHQYWATYFRVLDTLLAPGGKIALQAITMPHDRMLQTRNTYTWVHKYIFPGGFLPSTEAIESITAEHTSLRVRERLSMGQHYAETLRLWKERFAAHSTQAEALGFDETFRRMWHFYLCYSEAGFRSGYIDVQQLVLDKSGARP; translated from the coding sequence GTGAGAAGGAACAAGGACACCGACATGGACCGTTCGCCTGCTGTGAGCACCGCCGATCTCGCCGTCACCGACGAGGACCCCCGGATCGACAACCGGATCTGGCCCGGGCTGGCCGACGTCCCGACCGGCCCGCGCGCCGCGGTGTCGGCGAAGGTCGCCGACCGACTGTTCCGCCGCGCGGCCGCCGACCTCGACGTCCGCATCGAGTATCCCGACGGCACCCTGGTGGGTGCACACCGGGATCAGGAGATACTGCCGCGCATGATCATCCGCAATCCCGACGCGTTCGCCCGGCGGGTCGGGACGGGCGGGCTCATCGGGTTCGGCGAGTCGTACATGGCCGGCGACTGGACGTCGCCGGATCTGGCCGCGGTGCTGAGCGTGTTCGCCTCGCGGATGGCGACTCTGATCCCCCGGCCGCTGCAGCGGTTGCGGGCACTGTACGTGGCGAAACACCCGGCACAGGAACGGAACACCGAGAAGAACACCCGCTCCAACATCTCCCGGCACTACGACCTGTCCAACGAGATGTTCGAGACGTTCCTCGACGAGACGCTGACGTACTCGAGCGCAGTGTTCTCCTCGACACCGACCCGCGTGGGGCAGGTTCGGGACGTGACGGTCCTGCGGGCACCCGTCCCGCAGGTCACCCCGACCTGGTCGGACTTCGCGGAGGCGCAGCACCGCAAGATCGATCGGCTGCTCGACGAGGCCGGCGTCCGGGCGGGCACCAGGCTGCTCGAGGTCGGGACCGGATGGGGCGAACTGTGCATCCGGGCGGCGGAACGCGGCGCCGTGGTCCGCTCGGTGACGTTGTCGAGCGAACAGCAGAGCCTGGCCCGGCGGCGGGTCGCGGAGGCCGGGCACTCGGACTCCGTGCAGATCGATCTGCTCGACTACCGCAACGTGGACGGCGAGTACGACGCGATCGTCTCGGTCGAGATGATCGAAGCCGTCGGGCACCAGTACTGGGCCACCTACTTCCGGGTGCTCGACACGCTCCTCGCACCGGGCGGAAAGATTGCGCTGCAGGCGATCACCATGCCGCACGATCGGATGCTGCAGACCCGCAACACCTACACCTGGGTGCACAAGTACATCTTCCCGGGCGGATTCCTGCCGTCGACCGAGGCCATCGAGTCGATCACCGCCGAGCACACGTCGCTGCGGGTGCGGGAGCGGCTGAGCATGGGGCAGCACTACGCGGAGACGCTCCGGCTGTGGAAGGAGCGGTTCGCCGCGCACAGTACGCAGGCGGAGGCACTCGGATTCGACGAGACGTTCCGTCGCATGTGGCACTTCTACCTCTGCTACTCGGAGGCCGGCTTCCGGTCGGGGTACATCGACGTCCAACAGCTCGTCCTCGACAAGTCGGGAGCCCGACCGTGA
- a CDS encoding DUF1365 family protein produces the protein MTAPAIYSTRIRHARTEPVRNTFEYSSYSWYVDVDDLPRLPRWLRPFARFRAEDHFEANLATGDDTLRTRVDAFLAARGVDLRGGRVTSLLNARVLGYVFNPLSVYWCHGTDGNLRCVIAEVHNTYGQRHAYLIRPDGSDRAEVDKQFYVSPFNDVGGRYDMRFPEPGDTLSLNVVLHRDGHAPFTATVRGKRQPATRRTVLRTQLRTPLAPLVVSARIRIQGITLWARGLPVMARPDGRQKETVQ, from the coding sequence GTGACCGCGCCGGCGATCTACTCGACGCGGATCCGGCACGCGCGCACCGAGCCGGTCCGCAACACGTTCGAGTACTCGAGCTACAGCTGGTACGTAGACGTCGACGACCTGCCCCGTCTCCCCCGATGGCTGCGGCCGTTCGCCCGCTTCCGCGCCGAGGACCACTTCGAGGCCAACCTCGCCACGGGCGACGACACGCTGCGCACCCGGGTGGATGCATTCCTCGCCGCCCGCGGCGTCGACCTCCGCGGCGGACGGGTGACGTCCCTCCTCAACGCGCGGGTGCTCGGCTACGTGTTCAATCCGCTCAGCGTGTACTGGTGCCACGGCACCGACGGCAACCTGCGGTGTGTCATCGCCGAGGTGCACAACACGTACGGTCAGCGGCACGCGTACCTGATCCGGCCCGACGGCAGCGACCGGGCCGAGGTGGACAAGCAGTTCTACGTCTCCCCGTTCAACGACGTCGGCGGCCGCTACGACATGCGATTCCCCGAACCCGGCGACACGCTGTCCCTGAACGTGGTGCTGCACCGGGACGGGCACGCCCCGTTCACCGCGACGGTCCGAGGGAAGCGACAGCCGGCCACTCGCCGCACGGTCCTGAGGACTCAACTTCGCACTCCCCTGGCACCTCTCGTGGTGTCGGCTCGAATCCGCATCCAGGGAATCACGTTGTGGGCCCGCGGACTCCCCGTCATGGCTCGGCCCGACGGCCGTCAGAAGGAGACAGTTCAGTGA
- a CDS encoding NAD(P)/FAD-dependent oxidoreductase yields the protein MPDPEKLERRNVAVIGSGVAGLTAAYVLSRHDRVTLYEADTRLGGHAHTHHLTLDSGAEVDVDTGFIVHNDRTYPTLLRLFAELDVATQDSDMSMSIRSDVNGLEYAGAKGIRGLFPTARTLARPRYWRMLGEVIRFHRCARAVLDTPAGDVGTLESLGEFLSRNGFSAYFVENFMTPLVAAVWSCDPTTAAHYPARYLFTFLDHHGMLTVFGSPTWRTISGGSARYVEKVAAHLDEILLGTPVQQVERTPDGGACVVDGRGDVRYFDAVVVAVHPRQALAMLVDASELEAEVLGAMPYSVNHAQLHTDDSLLPRAENARASWNYLTPADSTDASGVIVTYDMTRLMRLDTVRDRRFLVTLGGKHLVDPSTVLAEMTYEHPVYTPDSVTAQKQLGELGSETFAFAGAYHGWGFHEDGALSGLRAAERIGRSWDARAGRRHERETVS from the coding sequence ATGCCTGATCCGGAGAAGCTCGAACGCAGGAACGTCGCCGTGATCGGCAGCGGCGTCGCAGGTTTGACCGCCGCCTACGTTCTGTCCCGCCACGACCGAGTCACGCTCTACGAGGCCGACACCCGTCTCGGCGGCCACGCCCACACCCACCACCTGACGCTCGACTCGGGCGCGGAGGTCGACGTCGACACGGGCTTCATCGTGCACAACGACCGCACCTATCCCACCCTGCTGCGCCTGTTCGCCGAACTCGACGTGGCCACCCAGGATTCGGACATGTCGATGTCGATCCGATCCGACGTGAACGGACTCGAGTACGCGGGCGCGAAGGGAATTCGAGGGCTGTTCCCGACGGCGCGCACCCTGGCCCGGCCGCGCTACTGGCGCATGCTCGGCGAGGTCATCCGATTCCACCGCTGCGCCCGCGCAGTCCTCGACACCCCCGCCGGCGACGTCGGCACACTGGAATCGCTGGGCGAGTTCCTGAGCCGCAACGGTTTCAGCGCGTACTTCGTCGAGAACTTCATGACGCCGTTGGTCGCGGCGGTGTGGTCGTGCGATCCCACGACCGCCGCCCACTACCCGGCCCGTTACCTGTTCACCTTCCTCGATCACCACGGGATGCTCACCGTGTTCGGATCCCCCACCTGGCGCACGATCAGCGGCGGCTCGGCCCGCTACGTCGAGAAAGTGGCGGCGCACCTCGACGAGATCCTCCTCGGAACCCCTGTCCAGCAAGTGGAACGCACCCCCGACGGCGGCGCATGCGTCGTCGACGGCCGCGGCGACGTCCGGTACTTCGACGCCGTGGTGGTGGCCGTGCACCCCCGCCAGGCGCTCGCGATGCTCGTCGACGCGTCGGAACTCGAGGCGGAGGTCCTCGGGGCCATGCCGTATTCGGTGAACCACGCCCAACTCCACACCGACGACTCGCTGCTGCCCCGCGCGGAGAACGCCCGCGCGTCCTGGAACTACCTGACTCCCGCCGACAGCACCGACGCGTCGGGTGTGATCGTCACCTACGACATGACCCGGCTCATGCGCCTGGACACGGTGCGCGACCGGCGGTTCCTCGTCACTCTCGGCGGGAAGCACCTGGTCGACCCGTCGACGGTTCTCGCCGAGATGACGTACGAACACCCCGTCTACACACCCGATTCCGTTACCGCACAGAAACAGTTGGGTGAACTCGGTTCCGAGACGTTCGCGTTCGCGGGCGCATACCACGGCTGGGGCTTTCACGAGGACGGGGCGCTCTCGGGGCTGCGCGCCGCCGAGCGGATCGGCAGGTCGTGGGACGCACGGGCCGGACGACGGCACGAGCGGGAGACGGTGTCGTGA
- a CDS encoding dienelactone hydrolase family protein, whose protein sequence is MEKGSAPAPAYVLVLPGGKPRSTEPSRFWHLSNLRMAWMVRSLRCTLGRHGIAVDRLQYRVRGWNAPENSPVHDARIALERARLRFGDVPVAVVGHSMGGRVAAHLAALDNVRAVAALAPWWPDSDGDLVPADRSLMVAHGTADRWTDPTSSRLQTERALARGVNASWTPLSGAGHFMLTRPRWWHRITADFVLDAFAAEGVIPVSTDQKAGRNA, encoded by the coding sequence ATGGAGAAAGGCTCAGCCCCCGCCCCTGCGTACGTGCTCGTGCTGCCCGGCGGAAAACCTCGCAGCACGGAGCCCTCACGGTTCTGGCACCTGTCGAATCTGCGGATGGCCTGGATGGTCCGGTCTCTGCGGTGCACGCTCGGGCGGCACGGGATAGCCGTGGACCGGTTGCAGTACCGGGTCCGGGGATGGAACGCGCCCGAGAACAGTCCCGTTCACGACGCCCGGATCGCCCTCGAGCGGGCCCGGCTCCGGTTCGGGGACGTCCCCGTTGCCGTCGTCGGACATTCGATGGGCGGCCGCGTCGCCGCGCACCTCGCCGCCCTCGACAACGTCCGGGCGGTCGCCGCGCTCGCACCCTGGTGGCCCGATTCGGACGGCGACCTGGTGCCCGCCGACCGCAGCCTGATGGTCGCGCATGGCACCGCCGACCGGTGGACGGATCCGACGTCGTCCCGGCTCCAGACCGAACGGGCACTGGCCCGCGGAGTGAACGCCTCGTGGACCCCCCTCTCCGGGGCCGGCCACTTCATGCTCACCCGGCCCAGGTGGTGGCATCGGATCACCGCCGATTTCGTACTCGACGCCTTCGCCGCCGAGGGCGTCATCCCCGTATCGACAGACCAGAAAGCAGGTCGCAATGCCTGA
- a CDS encoding fasciclin domain-containing protein — translation MNITTRVLAVAASTSLVLLGAACSSDDSDSSSSSSSAAMTSESMSSGSMSSSAMADPAANLVGPGCAEYAKTVPDGAGSVSGMAQDPVATAASNNPLLTTLTAAVSGQLNPQVNLVDTLNSGQFTVFAPVDAAFAKVDPATIETLETDPALLTKVLTYHVVPGQIAPSDIAGQHPTVEGGTVTVTGSGDDLKVNDAGVICGGVQTANATVYLVDSVLMPQ, via the coding sequence ATGAACATCACCACACGAGTTCTGGCAGTCGCAGCGAGCACGTCCCTGGTCCTGCTGGGCGCAGCGTGTTCGTCGGACGACAGCGACTCGTCGAGCAGCAGCAGCTCGGCGGCCATGACGTCCGAGTCGATGTCGTCCGGTTCGATGTCCTCGTCCGCGATGGCCGATCCCGCCGCCAACCTGGTGGGCCCCGGTTGCGCCGAGTACGCGAAGACGGTGCCGGACGGCGCCGGTTCCGTCAGCGGCATGGCGCAGGACCCGGTCGCGACGGCCGCGTCCAACAACCCGCTGCTCACCACCCTCACCGCCGCCGTGTCCGGTCAGCTCAACCCACAGGTCAACCTCGTCGACACGCTGAACAGCGGACAGTTCACGGTCTTCGCACCGGTGGACGCCGCGTTCGCGAAGGTCGATCCGGCCACCATCGAGACCCTCGAGACCGATCCGGCCCTGCTCACCAAGGTCCTGACGTACCACGTCGTCCCCGGCCAGATCGCGCCGAGTGACATCGCCGGCCAGCACCCGACCGTCGAGGGCGGCACGGTCACCGTCACCGGTTCGGGCGACGACCTGAAGGTCAACGACGCCGGCGTCATCTGCGGCGGCGTCCAGACCGCCAACGCCACGGTATACCTCGTCGACTCCGTCCTGATGCCGCAGTAG
- a CDS encoding lipocalin family protein — translation MTLSKARGFAAGLLTVVAAAVLAASPAQAQPGALAPVPSLDVPRYLGTWYQLAAVPQPFNLDCARDTKAAYGLVDPSNVSVANSCTTWTGGANGITGNARVNDPVTNAQLHVSFPDVPFQSSADGPTNYVVTYIADDYSWALVGDPARVSGFVLSRTPAVDEAGWTQIRQVVESRGYNSCLLLTSPATGGREGIQPLCTV, via the coding sequence ATGACCCTCTCGAAGGCACGTGGATTCGCCGCCGGACTGTTGACTGTCGTTGCGGCCGCGGTACTGGCGGCGAGCCCGGCACAGGCTCAGCCCGGTGCGCTCGCACCGGTTCCGTCCCTCGATGTCCCGCGATACCTCGGGACGTGGTATCAGTTGGCCGCTGTGCCACAGCCTTTCAATCTGGACTGCGCGCGGGACACGAAGGCGGCGTACGGACTCGTCGACCCGTCGAACGTCAGCGTCGCCAATTCGTGCACCACCTGGACGGGCGGAGCCAACGGCATCACCGGAAATGCTCGGGTCAACGATCCGGTCACCAACGCGCAACTCCACGTGAGTTTCCCGGACGTGCCGTTCCAGAGTTCCGCGGACGGACCCACCAATTACGTGGTCACCTACATCGCCGACGACTACTCGTGGGCGCTCGTCGGCGATCCGGCCCGGGTGTCGGGGTTCGTCCTTTCCCGCACGCCGGCGGTGGACGAGGCGGGGTGGACGCAGATTCGGCAGGTGGTGGAGTCTCGCGGATACAACTCGTGCCTGCTGCTGACGTCTCCGGCCACCGGAGGACGAGAGGGAATTCAGCCGCTCTGCACGGTCTGA
- a CDS encoding SDR family oxidoreductase, whose amino-acid sequence MTQLRVLVTGATGYIGGRLAPRLAAAGHRVRVLVRSPEKLTDVPWASNVEIARGDLSDPQSLSAAFADVDVVYYLVHSMGGSDEFENAERISAENVAEAARTAGVGRIVYLGGLHPESADLSPHLRSRTQVGQILIDSGVPTMVLQAGVVIGSGSASFEMIRHLTNRLPVMTTPRWVNNKIQPIAVRDVLHYLVAAAEAPLPRSRTFDIGGPDVIRYGEMMQTYAEVAGLRQRRILVLPVLTPKLAGLWIGLVTPIPRSLGRALIESLHNDAVAAEHDIDDVIPPPREGLTSYRDAVRLALRRIDNGEVETTWASASPVGAPSDPLPSDPDWAGEVVYTDERTKDCEADADTLWSVVESIGGENGWYSFPLAWSVRGWLDRVVGGVGLTRGRRNPKQLNTGDPLDFWRVERIERGTLLRLRAEMRAPGGAWLEWRVHRVDPDRSRLYQRAIFFPKGLAGRLYWYSILPFHGIIFKGMMENITGSAARQTVQSG is encoded by the coding sequence ATGACGCAGTTACGTGTACTGGTCACCGGCGCCACCGGATACATCGGCGGACGCCTCGCTCCCCGGCTCGCCGCAGCCGGCCACCGGGTGCGGGTGCTGGTGCGTTCACCCGAAAAACTGACCGACGTGCCGTGGGCGTCGAACGTCGAGATCGCGCGCGGCGATCTGAGCGATCCCCAATCCCTTTCTGCTGCTTTCGCGGACGTGGATGTCGTGTACTACCTCGTGCATTCGATGGGAGGTTCGGACGAATTCGAGAATGCCGAACGCATCAGCGCGGAGAACGTGGCCGAGGCGGCGCGCACGGCCGGTGTCGGCCGCATCGTCTATCTCGGCGGCCTGCATCCCGAGTCGGCGGACCTCTCACCGCACCTCCGCTCCCGCACCCAGGTGGGACAGATTCTCATCGACTCCGGTGTTCCCACAATGGTTCTGCAGGCCGGCGTCGTCATCGGTTCCGGTTCGGCCTCGTTCGAGATGATCCGCCACCTCACCAACCGGCTCCCCGTGATGACCACTCCACGCTGGGTGAACAACAAGATCCAGCCGATCGCGGTGCGCGACGTGCTGCACTACCTCGTCGCCGCGGCCGAGGCGCCCCTGCCGCGCAGTCGCACCTTCGACATCGGCGGTCCCGACGTCATCCGCTACGGCGAGATGATGCAGACGTACGCCGAGGTCGCCGGACTGCGTCAGCGCCGCATCCTCGTCCTCCCGGTGCTGACCCCGAAACTCGCCGGACTGTGGATCGGACTGGTCACCCCGATCCCCCGTTCACTCGGGCGGGCACTGATCGAATCGCTCCACAACGACGCCGTCGCCGCCGAACACGACATCGACGACGTGATCCCGCCGCCGAGGGAGGGCCTGACCTCGTACCGCGACGCGGTGCGATTGGCGTTGCGGCGCATCGACAACGGCGAGGTCGAAACGACCTGGGCCAGCGCGTCACCGGTGGGCGCCCCGTCCGACCCACTCCCCTCCGACCCCGATTGGGCCGGCGAGGTGGTCTACACCGACGAACGCACGAAGGATTGCGAAGCGGACGCCGACACACTGTGGAGCGTCGTCGAGAGCATCGGCGGCGAGAACGGCTGGTACTCGTTCCCGCTCGCCTGGTCCGTGCGCGGCTGGCTCGACCGCGTGGTCGGCGGCGTCGGGCTCACCCGCGGACGCCGGAACCCGAAACAGCTCAACACCGGTGACCCCCTGGACTTCTGGCGGGTCGAACGCATCGAACGGGGAACGCTGCTCCGGCTGCGCGCCGAGATGCGGGCACCGGGCGGGGCGTGGCTCGAATGGCGCGTCCACCGCGTGGACCCCGACCGGTCCCGGCTCTATCAGCGCGCCATCTTCTTCCCGAAAGGCCTGGCCGGACGGTTGTATTGGTACTCCATCCTCCCCTTTCACGGCATCATATTCAAAGGCATGATGGAGAACATCACCGGCTCCGCGGCCCGTCAGACCGTGCAGAGCGGCTGA
- a CDS encoding TIGR01777 family oxidoreductase encodes MGIVYSSVVEASRDELFAWHARAGAFTRLSPPWQPLSLAKESESLESGRAELRMPGGLTWVAQHDAKEYDPPHRFVDYSAALPLRLLVPWRHTHTFDVVSEDRTRVTDRVDTVVPGHFLRSTFVYRHRQLADDIARHHWAATVRPDPLTIAVTGSSGLVGSALTAFLSTGGHRVIRLVRRAPATPDERRWNPDAPAADLLDGVDAVIHLAGASIAGRFTDGHRRAIRDSRIHPTRRLAEVAAKSGTGPKIFVSASAIGYYGPDRGDEVLREQDERGDGFLADVVADWEDAATPATDAGLRVIHVRTGIVQSTSGGVLRLQRPLFEVGLGGRLGAGTQWLSWIDIDDLIDVYHRAVVDSELSGPVNAVAPNPVRNEEYTAVLARVLHRPAFLPVPDFGPKLLLGEQGARELALADQRVTPGKLLARGHRFRRPDLDTALRHQLGRFTDGG; translated from the coding sequence ATGGGCATCGTGTATTCGAGCGTGGTCGAGGCCTCGCGGGACGAGTTGTTCGCCTGGCACGCGAGGGCCGGGGCGTTCACCCGGCTGTCACCGCCCTGGCAGCCACTGTCGCTCGCGAAGGAATCCGAATCTCTGGAATCGGGCCGTGCGGAGCTACGGATGCCCGGCGGCCTGACGTGGGTCGCGCAGCACGACGCGAAGGAATACGACCCCCCGCACCGGTTCGTCGACTATTCGGCCGCCCTGCCGCTGCGACTGCTGGTGCCGTGGCGGCACACGCACACGTTCGACGTCGTGTCGGAGGACCGGACCCGGGTCACCGACCGCGTCGACACCGTCGTGCCCGGCCACTTCCTCCGCTCGACGTTCGTCTACCGGCACCGCCAACTCGCCGACGACATCGCCCGGCACCACTGGGCGGCCACGGTCCGGCCGGACCCTCTGACGATCGCGGTCACGGGAAGCTCGGGACTCGTAGGCTCCGCCCTCACCGCGTTCCTGAGCACGGGCGGGCATCGGGTGATCCGGCTCGTGCGCCGCGCCCCCGCCACACCGGACGAGCGTCGCTGGAACCCGGATGCGCCGGCCGCCGACCTGCTCGACGGGGTCGATGCGGTGATCCACCTCGCGGGGGCGTCCATCGCGGGCCGCTTCACCGACGGGCACCGCCGCGCGATCAGGGACAGTCGCATACACCCCACCCGGCGGCTTGCGGAGGTGGCCGCGAAGTCCGGCACGGGACCGAAAATCTTCGTCAGTGCGTCGGCGATCGGCTACTACGGCCCCGACCGCGGCGACGAGGTGCTCCGCGAGCAGGACGAGCGCGGCGACGGGTTCCTCGCCGACGTGGTGGCGGACTGGGAGGACGCAGCGACGCCGGCAACCGACGCGGGCCTGCGAGTGATCCACGTCCGCACCGGGATCGTCCAGTCCACGAGCGGCGGGGTGCTGCGCCTGCAGCGGCCGCTGTTCGAGGTCGGGCTCGGCGGGCGGCTCGGTGCGGGAACACAGTGGCTGTCGTGGATCGACATCGACGATCTGATCGACGTGTACCACCGTGCCGTCGTCGACTCGGAATTGAGCGGCCCGGTGAACGCGGTGGCGCCGAACCCGGTGCGCAACGAGGAGTACACCGCCGTCCTCGCGAGGGTGCTGCACCGCCCGGCGTTTCTTCCGGTGCCCGACTTCGGTCCGAAGCTGCTGCTCGGCGAACAGGGCGCGCGCGAACTCGCCCTGGCCGACCAGCGCGTGACCCCCGGCAAGCTCCTCGCGCGTGGTCACCGGTTCCGGCGTCCCGACCTCGACACGGCGCTGCGCCACCAGCTCGGCCGGTTCACGGACGGGGGGTAG
- a CDS encoding MmcQ/YjbR family DNA-binding protein, whose amino-acid sequence MPTEHDVRAMMLALPEAHEVVVANWGDQPTFRVRKKMFGLVGYGAPTACLKATKETQAALLQEDPEIFLVAPFFGRWGWIDVVLDRVDAEELAELVEEAWRLTAPKRVVAAYDAGSATPRP is encoded by the coding sequence ATGCCCACCGAACACGACGTTCGCGCGATGATGCTGGCATTGCCGGAGGCCCACGAGGTCGTCGTCGCCAACTGGGGCGATCAGCCCACGTTCCGTGTCCGCAAGAAGATGTTCGGTCTCGTCGGGTACGGCGCCCCCACCGCCTGCCTCAAGGCGACGAAGGAAACGCAGGCGGCACTGTTGCAGGAGGATCCCGAGATCTTCCTGGTCGCGCCGTTCTTCGGACGGTGGGGCTGGATCGACGTCGTCCTCGACCGCGTCGACGCCGAAGAACTCGCCGAACTCGTCGAAGAGGCCTGGCGCCTCACCGCCCCGAAACGCGTCGTCGCGGCGTACGACGCGGGCTCCGCTACCCCCCGTCCGTGA
- a CDS encoding acyl-CoA dehydrogenase family protein — MTALMAREHAALKSFLPDLAAYLDEIPLLTLEGRDSGAIRRFRDAGGTALTIPKESGGLGATALEAVRVQRAIGSRSPSLGAATTMHHLSLATLNEFAQEATDEDRALIKSLVEQRAIVASGFSEGVTGGSVFIPTMTATKKGSSYIVNGSKKPCSLSSSMDLLTASVEVDTGERAIALIPAGTPGISVRPFWESWILAGAESDEVHLEDVEVPADLVLLNGADDPDGQHEMTGYLWFGMLVTANYLGAASALLERLLAAGKDDYEGYVRAAADVENAMAAIENIARAVDEGERGQDISVRLLLSRIAIREALVRASAAAVESLGGIAFIKSSDIGYLAAAVHAFAFHPPSRRSVSESLAKFHAGDEFAFV, encoded by the coding sequence ATGACCGCATTGATGGCCCGTGAACACGCAGCGCTGAAGTCTTTTCTGCCCGATCTCGCCGCCTATCTGGACGAGATACCACTGCTCACGCTGGAGGGCAGAGACAGCGGGGCCATTCGCCGGTTCCGGGACGCAGGCGGTACCGCACTGACCATCCCGAAGGAGTCCGGCGGGCTCGGGGCCACCGCCTTGGAGGCCGTGCGGGTGCAACGGGCGATCGGGAGCAGGTCGCCCTCGCTGGGCGCGGCCACCACCATGCACCATCTGTCGCTCGCCACCCTCAACGAATTCGCGCAGGAGGCCACTGACGAAGACCGCGCGCTCATCAAGAGCCTGGTCGAACAACGCGCCATCGTCGCCTCCGGATTCTCCGAGGGCGTCACCGGAGGCAGCGTGTTCATCCCCACGATGACCGCCACGAAGAAGGGCTCGAGCTACATCGTCAACGGCAGCAAGAAGCCGTGCAGCCTGTCGAGTTCGATGGACCTGCTCACCGCCAGCGTCGAGGTCGACACCGGGGAGCGGGCGATCGCGCTGATCCCCGCGGGCACCCCCGGGATCTCGGTGCGACCGTTCTGGGAGAGCTGGATCCTCGCCGGAGCCGAGAGCGACGAGGTACACCTCGAAGACGTCGAGGTGCCCGCCGACCTCGTCCTCCTCAACGGGGCCGACGACCCCGACGGACAGCATGAGATGACCGGGTACCTGTGGTTCGGCATGCTGGTCACCGCCAACTACCTGGGTGCGGCGAGCGCGCTGCTCGAACGTCTGCTCGCGGCGGGCAAGGACGACTACGAGGGTTACGTCCGCGCCGCCGCCGACGTGGAGAACGCGATGGCCGCGATCGAGAACATCGCCCGCGCCGTCGACGAAGGCGAACGCGGACAGGACATCTCGGTGCGACTGCTGCTCTCGCGCATCGCGATACGAGAGGCACTCGTCCGCGCGTCCGCCGCGGCCGTCGAGTCGCTCGGCGGGATCGCGTTCATCAAGTCCTCCGACATCGGCTACCTCGCCGCCGCCGTCCACGCCTTCGCCTTCCACCCGCCGTCGCGGCGTTCGGTGTCCGAATCGCTCGCCAAGTTCCACGCCGGAGACGAATTCGCCTTCGTCTGA